A single genomic interval of Odontesthes bonariensis isolate fOdoBon6 chromosome 3, fOdoBon6.hap1, whole genome shotgun sequence harbors:
- the zpr1 gene encoding zinc finger protein ZPR1, with product MSVISEENVRGGSVFKDISADDDDWQPSEIESLCMNCYQNGITRMLLTKIPFFKEVIVSSFSCANCGWSNTEIQSAGQIQEQGVCYTLKVQTKQDLNREVVKADSATTRIPELDFEIPPFTQKGSLSTIEGLLDRAVAGLEQDQLVRRATDPEVAEKIDGFIQKLKKLKDVEDEFTLVIEDPSGNSFVENPVAPQKDEALTISRFKRTVQQDIQLGIRADDDLDEEPAGNDLESMRNEVLVFNTNCPECNAPASTNMKLVQIPHFKEVIIMATNCDSCGHRTNEVKSGGATEDLGTKITLHVTEPSDMTRDLLKSETCSVSIPELEFELGMGAVAGKFTTLEGLLKDIKDLIVSKNPFICGDSSTTDRTQKLREFGEKIDKIVAGEMKVHVILDDPAGNSYLQNVYAPEPDPEMTVEKYTRTFEHNEELGLNDMKTEGYQEKH from the coding sequence ATGTCTGTTATTTCTGAGGAAAATGTTCGAGGTGGAAGCGTTTTCAAGGATATTAGTGCCGATGACGACGACTGGCAGCCCAGTGAGATCGAGAGCCTGTGCATGAACTGCTACCAGAACGGTATAACACGTATGCTCCTGACCAAAATACCATTCTTTAAAGAAGTAATCGTCAGCTCGTTTAGCTGCGCTAACTGCGGCTGGTCTAATACTGAAATCCAGTCCGCAGGCCAGATTCAAGAACAAGGCGTTTGTTACACGCTGAAAGTCCAAACAAAGCAAGACTTGAACCGGGAGGTTGTGAAAGCAGACAGTGCGACCACCAGAATCCCTGAGCTGGATTTTGAAATCCCTCCTTTTACTCAGAAAGGCTCACTTTCTACCATTGAGGGCCTCTTAGACCGTGCAGTTGCAGGACTGGAGCAAGACCAGCTTGTTAGACGAGCAACGGATCCTGAGGTGGCTGAGAAAATCGATGGATTCATCCAGAaactaaagaagctaaaagatgtTGAAGATGAATTCACCCTGGTGATTGAGGATCCATCTGGTAACAGCTTTGTAGAGAATCCTGTGGCCCCTCAAAAAGATGAGGCTCTCACCATATCCCGGTTCAAGCGGACGGTCCAGCAGGATATTCAGCTGGGAATACGAGCTGATGATGACCTTGATGAAGAACCAGCAGGTAACGACCTGGAGTCGATGAGAAATGAAGTTTTGGTCTTCAACACAAACTGCCCAGAGTGCAACGCGCCAGCCTCTACCAACATGAAGCTCGTCCAGATCCCCCACTTCAAAGAAGTCATCATCATGGCCACTAACTGTGACAGCTGTGGCCACCGGACCAATGAGGTGAAATCAGGTGGAGCCACCGAGGACCTCGGTACCAAGATCACCCTGCACGTCACTGAACCCTCAGACATGACCCGAGACCTGCTCAAGTCTGAGACGTGTTCTGTCAGCATCCCAGAGCTGGAGTTTGAGCTGGGGATGGGAGCCGTGGCTGGGAAGTTCACCACCCTGGAGGGCCTCCTGAAAGACATCAAAGACCTGATCGTCTCCAAAAACCCCTTTATCTGCGGTGACAGCAGCACCACAGATCGGACGCAGAAGCTGAGGGAGTTTGGTGAAAAGATAGACAAGATTGTCGCAGGAGAAATGAAGGTCCATGTCATCCTGGATGACCCAGCAGGAAACAGCTACTTGCAGAATGTTTATGCCccagaaccagatccagagaTGACTGTTGAGAAGTACACTCGCACGTTTGAGCACAATGAAGAGCTCGGTCTGAATGACATGAAGACTGAGGGATACCAAGAAAaacactga
- the rpl22 gene encoding large ribosomal subunit protein eL22 isoform X1: MAPIKKQVVRKQGGKRKKQILKFTLDCTHPVEDGIMDAANFEQFLQERIKVNGKAGNLGGGVVSIERSKSKIAVNSEVPFSKRYLKYLTKKYLKKNNLRDWLRVVANTKESYELRYFQINQDEEEEEDED, translated from the exons ATGGCCCCGATT AAGAAGCAGGTGGTCAGGAAACAAGGTGGGAAGAGGAAGAAGCAGATCCTGAAGTTCACACTGGACTGCACTCACCCTGTTGAGGATGGCATCATGGATGCTGCTAACTTT GAGCAGTTCCTGCAGGAGCGCATCAAGGTGAATGGCAAAGCTGGGAACCTTGGCGGTGGTGTGGTGTCCATTGAGAGGAGCAAGAGTAAAATAGCAGTCAACTCGGAGGTTCCCTTCTCCAAGAG GTACTTGAAGTATCTTACCAAGAAGTATCTGAAAAAGAACAACCTCAGGGACTGGTTGCGGGTTGTAGCCAACACCAAGGAGAGCTATGAGCTGCGCTACTTCCAGATCAACCaggatgaggaagaggaggaggatgaagattAA
- the rpl22 gene encoding large ribosomal subunit protein eL22 isoform X2 translates to MAPIKQVVRKQGGKRKKQILKFTLDCTHPVEDGIMDAANFEQFLQERIKVNGKAGNLGGGVVSIERSKSKIAVNSEVPFSKRYLKYLTKKYLKKNNLRDWLRVVANTKESYELRYFQINQDEEEEEDED, encoded by the exons ATGGCCCCGATT AAGCAGGTGGTCAGGAAACAAGGTGGGAAGAGGAAGAAGCAGATCCTGAAGTTCACACTGGACTGCACTCACCCTGTTGAGGATGGCATCATGGATGCTGCTAACTTT GAGCAGTTCCTGCAGGAGCGCATCAAGGTGAATGGCAAAGCTGGGAACCTTGGCGGTGGTGTGGTGTCCATTGAGAGGAGCAAGAGTAAAATAGCAGTCAACTCGGAGGTTCCCTTCTCCAAGAG GTACTTGAAGTATCTTACCAAGAAGTATCTGAAAAAGAACAACCTCAGGGACTGGTTGCGGGTTGTAGCCAACACCAAGGAGAGCTATGAGCTGCGCTACTTCCAGATCAACCaggatgaggaagaggaggaggatgaagattAA